Below is a genomic region from Prolixibacteraceae bacterium.
GATCTTGCAGAAGAGTTCTTAAGATACCTTATTCAATATGCTTTAGACAACTGTAAAGAGGATATTGAATTCCTTGCAAAGCGTCAAGAAGAAGAGGAGAAGAACAAGCCTAAAGAGGAGCGTAACATGAACCTCATCGAAAAACTTCAGCTTGTAGCTGACAATGATTTCGTAAGGTTAACATATACAGAGGCTATTGAAATTCTACGTAATTCGAAGCCAAACAAGAAAGGTAAATTTAAATACCCTATCGAAGGATTCGGAACCGATCTTCAAAGCGAACACGAAAGATATCTAGTAGAGAAGAAATTCCAAAAACCAGTTATTCTTACAGACTATCCTGCAGACATTAAAGCTTTCTACATGAGAGTAAATGAGGATGGAAAAACTGTTGCTGCAATGGATATTCTATTCCCTCAAATTGGAGAAATTGTTGGTGGATCTCAACGTGAAGAACGTCTAGACGTTCTTGAAGCTAAAATGGATGAGATGGAGATCCCTAAAGATGAAATGAGCTGGTATCTTGATACCCGTCGTTTTGGTGGAGCACCACACTCTGGTTTCGGTTTAGGCTTCGAAAGACTTATTACTTTTGTTACAGGCATGGGTAATATTCGTGACGTAATTCCATTCCCACGTGCACCTAAAACATGTGAATTTTAATATCACATACAAACGATAATAATAGAGGCTGTATCCCTTTCAATGGTGGATGCAGCCTCTATCTTTTTTACACCCAACAAAATTCAAACAAGAAATACCCCCTCACACCAGATACCCCGTATTTTTAAAATCCCTCCACAACTAAATACTCTATCTACATTTGTACCTCCTCTCAAAACACAAAAAATCAGGCTCTTTCCTAAACTTGATGGGTGACCATATTAAATAGAACAGTGTTTATATACCATTATCATATCCGACCACATCAATTTCACCTTACTCTGACCAACAAGCTACTTGCTCCTGCTTTTCCCCTGAGATAGCTCGAAGTTGATTCAAAGTTCACTCGAAGTTCATTCATCGATTTCCCATTTTGGGTGAGGAAATTTCGAATATACTTGGAATGATACCCAAGAAAAAGCAGGTGATAGTAGCATCTTAGTCAGGTGATGGGGGCTTTAAAAGTTCTTTATGAATCTCTACTTATCTAAAACGTCGTAATCTCGTAGATTGCATCCTTTAGGATGCTATTTCAATGATTCGTTATCTTCTTCAATCTTGAATGTGTTGTTCTATAATTGCACTGCTTTAATAGGCATCTAAACTCTTGGGGTAATGCTTTATTAATTAATGATCTGACTTTAGAGAGGTTGAATTAGGATAGGGCAGGAGGTGGATGAATCGCTTTTGAAACGATGTTCCTTTTGAAGATAGGATAAACAAAATGAGTTGAGAAGTTCTATATCATTTTGTTTATCTAATGGTTGGTTGCCAATAAGGGTTTAAGGTTTAACAGGTAAATCCTCTTTTGTAAGCTCTATTTTATACAGTAGGGGCCAATATTTACCCGTTACATAGAGCATGCTATCTTTGGGATTATATGCAATGCCGTTCATTACATCTATCGCTTTTTTGCTCTTCATTTGGGCAGAGCTAGAGAGTCCTGTTAAAGAAATAATCGCAACCACTTCTCCTGTTTTACTATCGATCTTAACTATATCTTCTGTGGTCCATATATTGGCATATATATAACCATTCACATATTCGAGTTCATTCAGATAGGTATACTCTCTCTGGTTTGAGAATACATTTACTCTACGAACCTCCTTGAAGGTAGATGGATCTACAAAATATATGGTGGAGGAACCATCACTCATGATGAGCTCTTTACCATTATTCGTTAGTCCCCATCCTTCTTTGTTAGGAAAGGAAAAATTTCCAATTTGAGCCATGGTGGTATTGTCATAAACAAAAGCTTTCTGCTTCTTGTAAGTTAGCTGATACACCTTACCATCTAACAGGGTTATACCTTCGCCGAAGAACTCTTTATTCAATGCTGTAGCGGAGACAATCTCTCCACGCTGGAACTTTGTTTTATAGATAACCGAAGTTCCATTCTCTCCTGTACTTTCATATAGAAGTCCATTATTAAATTCGAGACCTTCTGTGAAATGTTCGGGTGAATGAGGGTAGCTACCGACAACCCTATACCCCAATTTTTCAGGAGCCTTGGATGCAAATAAGATAAGTTCACGACGAGTGGTTCCCGTCTGACCATTATCCTTTAATGCTTCGACTTTTATACTATTTTTTCCAATGCGAAGAAGCTCTTTAGGAAGGATTTCACTACACTCAAAGCTCTCTAGATCCTTAACTTTTGTATTATTCACATATAGAGATGCTTTCTCTATTTGGCCACCTTTGGGTAGCACCTTTATAGTTATTAACACCTCTTTACCGATTGTTGACTTCTTTGTCATCTTCACCACAGAGACAGGTTTTCGTGTATTCGAAGTCGTTTTACATGAGGTATTTCCGAACAAAAGTAAGGTAATTATTATTGAGAAATATAGTGTACTGACTTGTCTAATTCGTTTCATAATCATTTTAAAAATAGCATTCTATACGATAAAGATATAAAAGTGTATCATAACAAAAGAGTCAAAAGAGATTATCGATGATAAAAATAGTATTTCACTCCTATTCTAGTCGTCAAAAAAATAATTATAAGTTACTTTTGTATCTTTATTAGCAGTAATCTTATTGATATATAACATATATGAGTACCATTAAGAAATTAGCAGGACAAACTGTAATTTATGGATTGAGTTCAATTCTTCCAAGGTTTCTCAACTATTTCCTAGCTCTATTTTACACACGTATTTTTCTTCCCGAATCGTTAGGGGAGATCACCAACATGTTTGCATGGGTAGCCATTTTAATGGCACTATTAACCTATGGTATGGAGACAGCATTCTTTCGATATGCATCACAAAAAGGGCAAGATATTGTATCTGTATTTACGACTTCATTTCTTACGATGGTGGTCAGTTCAATGGTATTCTTGTCTTTGACATTCCTCTTCAATACGCCATTGGCTGATTTTTTTGGCTACCATAATGCTGATAAATATGTAAGATGGTTGTCATACATACTCGTATTGGATGCGGTATCCACTATTCCATTTGCAAAGCTAAGGCTTGAAGGGCGACCTGTTAAGTTTATGATTATCAAACTACTGAACGTATCTATCAATATCGGTTTTAACCTGTTTTTCTTGGTATTGTGTCCATGGTTAACGAAAGAGAGTCCTGATAGTGTTCTTCTGCACATATATGATCCCAATATTAGTGTAGGTTATGTTCTTATATCCAATGTTATTGCATCGCTATTTTCACTTATATTGTTAATTCCAGAGATGCATATCTCTATTCGTAAATATGACCCAAGGCTACTAAAACAACTCTTGATATATGGTATTCCCATACTTGTTGTATCGGTGGCAGGAATGGTAAATCAGAATATTGATAAGGTCTTAATTCCCAAGTTAATTAAGCCACATACTGATGCGATGTATCAATTGGGGATATATGGAGCAAATGCAAAGTTGGCAGTGATTATGACCCTCTTTGTTCAAGCATTTAGATATGCCTTTGAACCCTTCTTTTTTGCACGACAAAAAGAGACTGAGGATAAAAAGATATATGCAGATATTTTGACCTATTTTGTCATATTCTGCTTGGCAGTGTTCCTTGGTATCACACTTTTTATTGATCAAATAAAAATGATCTTAGATCCAAAATACTACGAAGGGTTGGGCGTGGTGCCATATATTCTGATCGCAAATATGCTGGTGGGAATTTATTATAACCTGTCTCTTTGGTATAAGCTAACCGATAAGACCTATTTTGGTGCCTATTTTTCTATCGGGGGTGCATTGATAACGATCTCAATAAATTCCTTATTTTTGTCAACTTATGGCTACAAAGTTGCAGCTATAGCACAGGTGGTTTGTTTTGCGGTGATGACCGTAGCAAGCTATTACTATATGAGGAAATATTACCCTATAGATTATAATGTTAAGCGAGTTATACTATTAGTGATCTTCGCTTTATCATTATACTTTTCAGGTCAATATCTTCCAGACGTTAACACTATCTTGGGATTTGTTCTCAGGGGATTTACTATCTTAGTCTTTCTTGTACTTTCACTTCTTCCGGAGTTGAAAGTGGAGTTAGAAAAAAGAAGCAGAGGGTAGAGGTTAAACCCCATATAGATGGCATGATTTATGTCGACAGTCGTTTGTCAAACTCTTGAATAAAAAAAACTTATATATGACATCAGTTAAAATAATAAACAGATCTAAAAACAGCCTTCCTCATTATGGAACAGAAGCTGCTGCAGGAATGGATCTAAGAGCAAATATAGAAGAACCAATCACATTAAAACCACTTCAGAGAACATTGGTTCCTACAGGATTGTTTATTGAATTACCAGTAGGATATGAAGCACAAGTAAGACCACGTAGTGGACTGGCTTTCAAACATGGAATCACTGTTCTAAATAGTCCTGGAACAATCGATGCGGATTACAGAGGCGAGATTTGTATCATCCTCGTTAATCTTTCTGAAGAGCCGTTTGTTATTGAAAATGGAGAGCGTATTGCTCAAATGGTGGTAGCAAAACACGAAACCGTTAAATGGGAAGAGGTGGAAGTGCTAAATGATACTCAAAGAGGTGAAGGTGGTTTTGGCCACACAGGAAAGAAATAAGAATCCCTTATCATCAAAAAATATTAGCATTATGATGAAAATACACAAAGTACTCATAGGAGCAACGCTACTTGTAGCCTTACTCTCATGTAGTACGAGTAAGAAGATTACATCCTCAAAAAATAAAGCTAATCCTGTTGCCTTGAAGGGTAATAGCTCAGACACGAAACTGTCTGAGGAGATGAGTCTTCAATTTGAATATCTTTTTATTGAAGGTTTAAAACAGCGTATGCTTGGTAATTTTGAGGGGGCTATTGCTCTATTCTCTAAGTGTCTAGAGATAGACCCAAAGTCTGCCATTTCTATGTATGAGTTATCTACAATACATATTGCAAAAAAAGATATCACTAGTGCATTAGGGCTGCTTGAAAAAGCTTATTTGTTAGAGCCTTCAAATGATACGTATGCCATGTTGTTGGCTCAGGTATTTGAACAGCGAAAGAGGTATGATAAAGCAGCAGATATTTATGAACAGCTTGTAGCCAAACATCCTACGAACCTCGACTATATATATCGTAACGCGGCACTATATGCTTCATCAAATCAATTTGAAGAGGCCATAAAGATGTATGATCGCTTAGAGAAAGAGATGGGGCTTAATGAACGTATTTCTGTGGCAAAAGAACAGATATATCTTTCATTAAAGAAGCCAAAGAAAGCGAGAGAAGAGATCCAGCGATTAATTGATAGTAATCCTAAGGAGACAAAATATTATGGTCTTATGGCGGATCTATACATGAAAGAGGATAATAGAGAAACCGCTTTAAAGTATTACAATAAAGTGCTTGAAATTGATCCTAAAGATGGCTTTGTTCACATCTCACTTGCGAACTACTATCGTGAAGGTAAACAGCCACAGAAGGCGCTCTTTCATGTCGAGAAAGCAATGCAAAGCACTACATTGGATACTGGTACCAAGATTCAGATGTTTCTTCTTCTAACGGCACCCAAAACAGAGTTTGTAGTTTCGGATGAAGAGAAAGAGAAGTTGCTTGGGTATATGATTGCTGCAAATCCTAGTGAGAGTAGACCACATGCACTTTTTGCAGAGTATTTAATTCAGAAGCAAGAGTTTAAGAGAGCACAAGAGCAGTTTCAATATGCCATCGACCTAGAGGGGAGTAATTATATATATTGGGAACGAGTTATCATGCTGGATAACCAACTTCTTGATTGGGATGCAATGAAAGCAAATACAGAGAAGGCATTACTCAAGTTTCCAAACAAGCCTCTTTTGTACATCTTCAAATCGCTAACACTATTGCAAGATAAGCAGTATACAGAGATGCTTCCTATTCTTGAAAAAGCAGAGGTATTACCAGATGTAAATAAGGCAATGCTTTCGCAGATCTATACCTACAAAGCAGAAGCACTCTATAATCTTGATAAGTTTGAAGAGGCATGGAAAGCATATGATAAGGTTGTTGAATTAGATCCAACAAACTATATGGCGATGAATAATTTTGCATATTATTTATCACTTCGTAGTGAGCAGTTAGAAAAGGCTGAGAGACTTAGTGCTTTGGTTGTGGAGAAAAATCCCAATAACCCTACCTATCTTGATACTTATGCTTGGGTACTATTCATGAAAAAGGACTATCGTTTGGCTAAATTCTATATGAAGAATGCTATTGATAGTATGGACAATGTAAATCCTACTCTTTATGAACATTATGGAGATATTCTATATTTCTTAGATGATATTGATGGAGCCTTAAACAATTGGAATAAAGCTAAGAAAGAGGGAATAGAGTCTGAGATCCTAGATAAAAAAATTAAAGGTAAGAAGTATTACTCCGAGTAATACTTCTTTAAATCTGAAAGATTAATGCAGTCAGTAGTGTTTAGATTTTTACAAACAAAGTCGGTACTTTTTATTGCTCTCATAGCAATCACAACGAGTTGTAGTACAACGAAGAGGTTACAGAAGAGTGTTACTCCAACT
It encodes:
- a CDS encoding glutaminyl-peptide cyclotransferase; its protein translation is MKRIRQVSTLYFSIIITLLLFGNTSCKTTSNTRKPVSVVKMTKKSTIGKEVLITIKVLPKGGQIEKASLYVNNTKVKDLESFECSEILPKELLRIGKNSIKVEALKDNGQTGTTRRELILFASKAPEKLGYRVVGSYPHSPEHFTEGLEFNNGLLYESTGENGTSVIYKTKFQRGEIVSATALNKEFFGEGITLLDGKVYQLTYKKQKAFVYDNTTMAQIGNFSFPNKEGWGLTNNGKELIMSDGSSTIYFVDPSTFKEVRRVNVFSNQREYTYLNELEYVNGYIYANIWTTEDIVKIDSKTGEVVAIISLTGLSSSAQMKSKKAIDVMNGIAYNPKDSMLYVTGKYWPLLYKIELTKEDLPVKP
- a CDS encoding oligosaccharide flippase family protein encodes the protein MSTIKKLAGQTVIYGLSSILPRFLNYFLALFYTRIFLPESLGEITNMFAWVAILMALLTYGMETAFFRYASQKGQDIVSVFTTSFLTMVVSSMVFLSLTFLFNTPLADFFGYHNADKYVRWLSYILVLDAVSTIPFAKLRLEGRPVKFMIIKLLNVSINIGFNLFFLVLCPWLTKESPDSVLLHIYDPNISVGYVLISNVIASLFSLILLIPEMHISIRKYDPRLLKQLLIYGIPILVVSVAGMVNQNIDKVLIPKLIKPHTDAMYQLGIYGANAKLAVIMTLFVQAFRYAFEPFFFARQKETEDKKIYADILTYFVIFCLAVFLGITLFIDQIKMILDPKYYEGLGVVPYILIANMLVGIYYNLSLWYKLTDKTYFGAYFSIGGALITISINSLFLSTYGYKVAAIAQVVCFAVMTVASYYYMRKYYPIDYNVKRVILLVIFALSLYFSGQYLPDVNTILGFVLRGFTILVFLVLSLLPELKVELEKRSRG
- the dut gene encoding dUTP diphosphatase, whose product is MTSVKIINRSKNSLPHYGTEAAAGMDLRANIEEPITLKPLQRTLVPTGLFIELPVGYEAQVRPRSGLAFKHGITVLNSPGTIDADYRGEICIILVNLSEEPFVIENGERIAQMVVAKHETVKWEEVEVLNDTQRGEGGFGHTGKK
- a CDS encoding tetratricopeptide repeat protein, with the protein product MMKIHKVLIGATLLVALLSCSTSKKITSSKNKANPVALKGNSSDTKLSEEMSLQFEYLFIEGLKQRMLGNFEGAIALFSKCLEIDPKSAISMYELSTIHIAKKDITSALGLLEKAYLLEPSNDTYAMLLAQVFEQRKRYDKAADIYEQLVAKHPTNLDYIYRNAALYASSNQFEEAIKMYDRLEKEMGLNERISVAKEQIYLSLKKPKKAREEIQRLIDSNPKETKYYGLMADLYMKEDNRETALKYYNKVLEIDPKDGFVHISLANYYREGKQPQKALFHVEKAMQSTTLDTGTKIQMFLLLTAPKTEFVVSDEEKEKLLGYMIAANPSESRPHALFAEYLIQKQEFKRAQEQFQYAIDLEGSNYIYWERVIMLDNQLLDWDAMKANTEKALLKFPNKPLLYIFKSLTLLQDKQYTEMLPILEKAEVLPDVNKAMLSQIYTYKAEALYNLDKFEEAWKAYDKVVELDPTNYMAMNNFAYYLSLRSEQLEKAERLSALVVEKNPNNPTYLDTYAWVLFMKKDYRLAKFYMKNAIDSMDNVNPTLYEHYGDILYFLDDIDGALNNWNKAKKEGIESEILDKKIKGKKYYSE